GAGAAAAGGCGTTCACAGTCTCTTGGCTTGTAGGTCCTCACCAATTTGATTATTGCATTTGGCCTTCCTCAACCGGCAGCTAGAAGTAGACCTTCAATGCTGCCTTCTGAGCAGCAAAATCTTCAGCCTCGAGGTGGGCCCCCATAAAACTGTAGTTTCAGCAAGTAACGAGGTAATAACGTATCGTCCATGTTTGAGGCAGGGCGCCTGTCTTCTAAGTAACCTGTGTATCATTTTTAGCAATTAACTGACTGAGCAAGGAAGGtgaactttctatttttttatcaatatgcAGAAATAATGGAGCATTCCAGAAAATTTTTGAGGCATTAAAAGAATTGAGATGTCCAAGTCTTAATCAACAAAGTTCTGTAGATATTGGACTAGCAAGGGCAATATGTAGATTTACATTTGCTCAGGAACCAAAACTGGGGAATGCTCTCCGAGTATTAAAACTTCTTTCATAGTAACAATCATAAAAtcaactaagaaaaaaaaacaacaataagTACTTAGAAAAGACTTATTGTATTATGGTCATTTCTTGAATCATTCGTGAAGCTTAAGGGTCTCCAATTGATACTCAAGACAGAGCACAAAAGGAAACTGGTATGGTCACTGTTATAGTACCTTCTCCATGCTTCCCAGTGTCACGTCCCCCACGGATTGAGCAACCACGATTGGCACTCTCCCTGCATTACGGAATTCAAGTAATTCAGGCATCACAAAATAATTGGGTTCAATTTGATGGACGATCTTTGAATTTGACTAGCAGCTGGTATGCTTCTGTTGAGCATTACCCAAGAAAATTTGTCGACGTTAGCTGTTTTATGCTTTCTTGCCAACCTTCTCTCATTTCCTTCTCCATGGGCGCTAACAGGCTCCTTGTGGTGAAGTGGGAGATTCGGAATTGCCTTCTTTATCACTTCGAAGCCTCCCTCTTCTCTCATACTTTTTGTATTGCAGAAAAGATGGGGAACACTCTTAAAAATCCTTCAATGAACAAAACTTAACCAATTCCGTGTTATTTCTACGGTGTGACCCCGTAGTTAGCGTGGCATCCTGCACCATTCCAGTCACCCTGAGAAGGAAGAGAATGTATTTATCAACTTTGGGGTAATATATTGCCTAAATGGTGATAGCGAAGTCAGCTACCTCTATCGGTTTTTTATCTAACATGAGGACAACATCTGCTTGCTTAGCTATTCTCTGTTATATAAGCAACATAAACAATCAACGATTTGAATATTGTAGAAAATGCCCGTGTGCACTTATTCTATTTGTCGTTAATGGCATTCTGTTATTTCCTCGAGCAAGTAAATGAAATTTCACCTCAAGAAGATATCTTGAACACCAGATATGATCTCCCACTACAATTGCcacgtttttttttcaaaaaataggcaAGATGGAGGTCAGATATTACCTGGCCCGGCATCACCTCTCCATTGGTGAAACTAATATTGATACCGGTATATAAGCAAGCTTTGAAGTCAGCATCGGGTGTGTCTTCGAATGACTTATCAGCCCCAACACCACAGTCATGAGGCCCCTAAATGAACATCAAACCCGTAACACAATACAATTTTCTCATTAACTTAGCCTATAATCCAGCAATATATATAGAGAAATTCATTGTGAAACACTTTTTTACCTGGATTCACTGTGAAACAATTTTTTACCCGGAACCTGCATATCCTCCAACAGGCTAACCCAATGTCTGTTGAACATTTGTCTGCAGTAGTGTGTTTTCTTGCTAAATACCATACCTTATGTGAACATTTATCTAACAGTCATGAACTCGTCCATTTCAAAACTTACTAATCCATGATAGAAAACTCATGTTTTTGGATATCCTACCATGTAAATTATTTGCTAACCTTTGGGTTACTGAAAATTTCAGCAACTCTGACGCTTTTGTTTGTAGGGATTGGCTTGCCAGCTGGTGTGTATGAATTGCAAATAACCTGCAGACAAACAATATTTCTCTGTCAACTATGAAACGTACTTTCTCGTTTGCAACCTGTTCAGATGATCTCATGGATTGGCAATTTTTTACAACATAATACTTGTTTCGTGGATGATTACCAAGATATTGTTTCCACCTCAGAAAGGATCCTTGGAAATTGCTTGAGGGCTgttaaaaaatcaagaatttgatGAAATGATGTGAAGGTAAACATAGTAAGACGGTTTTGGGTTTTAGTCGACATCACTTCACTATCCTCCCCTGGAGCTTGACCAGTGCACGATCCATGGTAGTTCCCCTTGGGGAGTTTAGGTGGGGTGTTCAACAGGTCTAGGGATTAGAATCAATATATCAGTAGCATGTAAAAACAAAAACGCTACATATTTTATTGTCACCATTCATACCTTTGACATAGATCTATGCCAGAACCTCCTTACCCTGTTTCATAGATAGACTTAGCATCATAATGTGAAACAAGATTTGCTAatgtagaaattgaaaaaaagaaaaggtgtcAATTGTTGAATGTGCATAAAATATGTGACATAACTATTTTGATGATagattgaagaaaaatgcaaacTTATGATCTCAATATAGAATCGTTCTAGTATTGTTCATCTTTCTGTGCACCGCACTTAAAAGGTTTTAGGCATTAAAGCATACCAAATGTATTATGCAATTATCGTACTGGTGGGCGCGGTGTCCAAGTTGAGAAGACTCTTGTGCCTGTAATAGTATTGTCCTCCGACTACAGAGCATACACCCTGAACTTAGAAAAGCTCTTGGTGTTTCCACTCCTCTCCGGTTTTAGCAAGAGAGAAGTCCATGCGTTTGCTGTCATGGCACTGGCGGTCAGTGAGTTCTTTGTGATCCTTATCCGGCATTATGTTGTCGGTGCCAAAATCTGTACCATTTCTACCTAGTCTAACAAATTAAAGCAATATGAGTAATAGACATTTCTACTGAACCAAAAAACTTGGGATCTTAATCTCATAGATATTCAAATGACGAGCTCTATTTGTATGATTGGCCTTCTAGCATGCATGAGAGTCTAGTGAGATAAAAGAATGGACTGGGTACTTCAAGGAAAGGGTCTCTTTTGCAACTGCAGGCCACATTTTAAAGGCTAATTTCAAGAAGGAAAAACTTACATTTTTGAAACATAAGTAGCTTGTCTTATCGATAAGGTTGCTACCacattctccctgaaaaataaattaaaaacagTGGCATAACTATACTTCTCCCATTAGAACCATTCCAAGGTTATTCTCAGGCCTCATTCCCAAAAGAGAGCTTGGGAACAAGTAAAAGCTGAGGGCAGTTGCTAAGTGCCGCAGTTTAAGAAATTAACCACCTTATCAAGGATCAATTAGGAAACATATTGTTCTGATATTTGATTAGATATGATGGATAACCAACTCCTGATTCTTGGCAGCGCACCTAATTGTTTCCTCTCGCAATCAGAAGGCAATCACATTGTAGTACTTTCTTCTATCATAAACTTGGCATAATTGCAAGGGAAACCCACTTTGGCGAAAATATCCATCAGATATTGCCAAGGCAGAGCAAGATTAGCAAAAGGCAATCACATTGTAGTACTTTCTTCTATCATCAACTTGGCATAATTGCAAGGGAAACCCGCTTTGGCAAAAATATCCATCAGATATTGCCAAGGCAGAGCAAGATTAGCGAGCACAGCAATAATCAGTATTACCGATAatagagcaagaaaaaaaatctgagaCATGAGCGGATACAAGAGAAACCGAGTCTACATGAGGTCCACAACATAAGCCTAAATATGGCATTGATTGATCAAGTTGTCAAAAGAAATGACAACAAATACTACTACTTCATTCAATCATTCTGCCGGGCACAGCACGCATTTCATTTGCAGCCATAGATTAGACTCCCAGTCCAACTGTCATAAGAACTCTTTTAATGTCAAACATTTACTCAATTGCTTGAGATGGTGCTCAAAATTGGCAGAGAATTTACCTGAGAACCTCTGCGGAATGGTTGAAAGCCGAAACAAGAATGCCAATTGTTGTTAAATGGCAATACAAAATCCAGACATACTCTCTGTTGCTCTCTCTATCACAGGCTTGTCTGCTCCGAACAAAAGCTCGACAGTTCCTTTAGTAAACGTGGCGAAACCTTCAACTGGCAGATAGTAGAGATCAAAATTACATCAGAATGATATCAGATCGATAAACTGACACCAGATGATTGATATAATTCAGACAATTGTGTACCTCTTTGTCTTCCCCTCTCTCCAGCATGAGACTCTCAGCCTACAAATTTGCAGGCTCCATGCTTGAATCAACTTTGATTAAAGAAATGAGCAAGAAGCTCTGAATCAAGCACGAAAGGAAAATGAAGCTCACAGAAGAAAGCGGCCATTGAACCGTGGTAGAGTAAGGAATCATTCACCGCCTAATGAAGATCGAGAAAACATACCTTCCTGACGAATTTAAGCACGTAAGGCTGCAACGCTTCCATCCGATACGACCTGACTCCAAGGTCAAATCTTCTCTTCATCCATGTCTGCTTTCAAAGGCTTCAGAAACGACAAGAATCGGTTTGGGAGGGGCCATTGTAACACCAGCCGTCATAGATACCCGGCCACAATGCTGAATGAGAGATACGAGATACGACAATATGAGAGTTTTCTCCAAAATCATCGGACCGAGCCATAAGCCAGATTTTAACGAACTCGGAGTTGGATGAGAAGAAGTAAGCGATGTCTGCAGACCCTGTGAATACCTGCATCCAAGGATTTGTCCAAACCTTTCACCGATCCGTCCATGTCCCTCGATCGAAAAAGTCAGTAGGAATATATGTTGGGTATATGGGCAATCTTGTGCCAGTCCTCGCCTGCATCTCTTTTGCACCTCGCCTCCAATTCAGGGCAATTGTGGATTATTAGGTGAGTAAGGGATGCAAGCCTCCGCATTCCTTCGGGCAATGATGTCAGCAAGGGGCACCATTCGATTTCAAGCCGTTCAAGTGACTGAAGAGCCTCCATCTGCTCTGGTAATTCCTTCAAATTGAGGCAAAAGGAAATATGGAGACGCTCCAGATTGCTGAGCTGTGGAAGCCACTGAGGGAGAGATTCTAGTTTGGGAAGGTAATTGATGTCCACGGAGCGGAGACTGTGAAGAAGTCCTCCTCCATGGAAATCCAAGATGTTGCCTCTTTCGTCTTTGGATATATCCAGCTCCAATTCTGGGCAACGTTCAATGTGTAGGTGAGTAAGGGAGACAAGCCTTCGCATTCCTTCGGGTAATGACGTCAGCGAGGGGCACCGGATGATTTCAAGCCATTGAAGGGATTGAAGGGCCCCCATCTGCTTTGGTAATTCCTTCAAATTGATGCAACTCCAAATTTGGAGATGCTCGAGATTGTTGAGCTGTAGAAGCCAGTGTGGGAGAGATTCCAATTTGGGAAGGTATCGGATGTCCACGGAGCGGAGACTGTGAAgaagtcctcctcctccatgggAATCATCCAAGATGATGATGTTGCCGCTTTCGTCTTTGGATATATCCAGCTCCCCACAACTTATGATAGTGAGATCCACCAGGTTGGATAGATGTCTCATACCTTGTGAGAGGGAAGTTAACCGAGGACAATGTCTGATGTCAAGAGATTCAAACGAGGTGAGACTTTTCAAACACTCTTCAGGCAAACACTCTAGAAACTCCATCCTCCAGAGAGATAGAGTCTTTAACTTGTTAAGGCCAAGTTGAGGGAAATGTTTATACCTTTCTCCACCATACAGGCTAAACCCAGCTAAATTGGGGAAGGAAGATCCATCCGTCATCCATCTTGGAAACCTCTTACCTTTATATCCATAGACTGTCAACTTATGCAGATTCGAGTGCGGCCTCAATCCATCTAATAAAACTTCATCCTTATTCCCAATTACTACATCATCCGCATCGAAACGACCCCAATCAAGTGCCAAAGATTCCAAAGAATGCTTCCCTATCAAGTTCgctgcctcatattctgctTCTGCATCTATCACGCTTTGCAGATTTTCAATGCTAAGGCTCCCTCGAATGTTATTAAGCCCTTTCAGCTCCTCAAGTTCGCAACAATTCTTAGCAAGAGCTTTATCTTTGGGCAAAATGAAGCGTGTTAGCCTATGTAAAGAACTCAATTGCCCTATTCCGCGTGGCACATATCTAAGTGCCAAACAATCATCTATGTCTAGGTTTCGAAGGCTGACTAACTTCCTTATACCTGTTGGCAATTCTTCAagggtgtcgcgacctaaaaatcaggttaacggattatcgggttaattaaatcaactaacctaattcggaccctcccaagtcttaccgaatcgcaacttaggtttattcatgagaaaatatttaatcggagccgccactaatcatttacggtaggttgattagaaacctatataaaataacgggagaactattttatctctacgaactagagataatgagtccggggacttggttacgctaattgaaaaaattaatgccctttcggtaccaatttcatgaaaaagcctttccgattgatcgatgtgaatttgattaattggaaaaatgtgacatgaagaccatatattaagcgcccagaggatgatttttttggtattttcggcaataaaagaaaacattcaaaagcaatcaaaaatctgaacaaaattaaacaaaaatgcccataatatacctttaatttccgatttttccgaaaatcctctcattcccaaagatccgggctagagcgagattttatccgttacatcctcgaggattcgaaccggtatgcggatatgtgtatagaaaaacaacatcccttttgccgaagggcggaacacgaatttctatactaaattaccatcccattccacgagatcgtggctaaggcgtgtgatttatttttccgacgggtctaggcacaaaggggagcatatattatgggcatgtttgtttaaagatgtgcaaattttataacaaatcaaaaacaaacagcacgacaaaaaataaaatgaaaatcaattgagcttgaaatttcgaaaattcaaagaggggtggccgaaaatatggcgttggggtccacctttcctcatctaaacgtttgatccaattttaatttgaaagaattatctttaagataggaaaaattatttcagatATTTCTCAAAAGAGATGGATCGAACCTTATCTCTAATTAGATAACACTCAGGAAAATTGCCAAAGATAGGATAAGATAGCATTCAAATAACATCCAAATCGTCTTGCACGTGCTAGAGATAACGATCAAGGTCAAAAGcttatttgtaacaaatgtaAATATTATCCAATGACCTCAAATATTATTGCTAACAATCCAATGTcatcataaaatcacaaaataaatccAATCATCCATTGATACGTTTCCTCCCCCAACACGTTCGTCCTTAAGATCGAAGAGCTCATCCATATTACATCAAAACCCTATCTATCACATAAGATAATGATGTTTCAAACCCAGAACAGGTTCAGCCATGACGTGAATGTATGTCAAGAAACTCCAGCATGCTTATCTCATCTTAGAAAATTCATCGGACAACAATTTTTCGaggaaagatattttcatttaatctcatctattctctaaaaaattagattcgtccaatctcatgatcaagttgagttcactaaaaaaaaaatctgacatCATGACAAATCAATTTGCGGTTCTAGCATAGAAGAACTTGAATTCCTTTAATCACAAAATCGTGAATGTTCGAAGGAGCCTAAAGACAACATGCACATTATCACGTAAACTAACATGGATGAGCACTCAAAGTTTAAGATTAGTTACCTTTTCCAGACAGATTTTCCAGCAAGCACTTGAGCTGTGATTTTCACCCAAAACGGCCTCCTCTACACCAGATTTGTGCTATGAATAGCCAAATAAGCTAGCACAGGAATGCAGCTTCGTTAGACAATGAATACGGATCAAAGTAAAGTCAAATTATTGCCTGGACAGAGCTGATTTTTGTGTTGAACAGAATTGGACAGCAGCTGGAGGCAATCTGATTCTCAGCGTCTTGAACTACGACGAACGTCGGGACCGTGGAGGGGCGAAGCACCGAACTGTGATGGCTGAGCGGTGGCGGATCAGTGAACCAAAGCGGCCGCGGGGATGTTGGTGAACAACGGCAAAACAAGGGCAGCTCGTGCGCGGGGGGAAAGCTTCGGCTAGGGGATTGCCTCGACCACGAGGGAGACAATCGAACCCTTGATCTCTCCGAACAACTCTTTACTTTTTCCGCAAATCAATAATGGCTCTTAGAAGTGCTGCAAATTTCAGAACCCCCCCAACGTGAATGAAGCTTTTATTTATAGAACTTGTCTCGACAATCCTAGTAGGAataggagtcaatttggatcgttggatagagagttctagtttgaacgggatcgaatgtaagccttagattttaagagtccGCATCCCCCAAACTTTCTGTTATTTGCAGCCAATTGATAgagttttattttctcaaaacatTTATCAAGATAAGACCTTTAAAGCTCCTTAatccaaatccaaaaattcaaaagcctATCTCTATGAGGACACCATCCATTCTTTTGGCCAAGGTGATGTTGAATGGATTCAGCCGAACAAACATGTCCATGGGCTTTGAGATGCAATTAGGCATGATTAGATTTCAACTAATTCAATAAAGGCcctacaaaataagctaaatcaaTATCTAAACCCACATGCAACTTTCGGCTCTTTCATGGACTAGCCCCATCAGATTTTCTAATTAAACTATAGGCTTGTCTTGCATTCTTAAACTCAACTAAGGCTTTTCTAAGTAATGGACATTTAACTGAAAgccttaattaaataattaagccTACATagactaaaattaaaaataggtCCATTTAGCTTATTAAAATTCGACACACTCCCCATGCCTTGGTCGCAATTTTTCAAACCAAGTTCGATTCAACCGCTGTCAAAATTAAGCTCGGTTGACTCACCTCTGACCTTAAATGCAATGactgacaaaaaaatatatatgcaatgcatgagaaattattattattttttgtgagaattatgactaactctcattttgtgaagtaaataaataaattcctacaaaatcaaaatttaggtgtcaacaaagggCACAACAACTATTAAGATTAAGTGTTTGCAAATTCTGTAGACTCGTAATGGAGTTAGGAAGCCTTTTGAGCGCACTATTATTAGAAAGATCGAGATATGTGAGATGCTTCAACTTACAAATGGACCTTGGCACCTTCTCAACATTCATGGCATGCAGATCCAAGATGCGCAACCTCTTGAAACTTTGAATGAGTTCTCGTAGATCGGCTTCGCTCATTGATTCTCGTCCTATTTCCCTATATTCAATAGTAGATATAATTGTTCTCGGAGCACGCGCTTTCAAGCGtgaaattggaagtttacccaTCAAATTGGAAGATGTATTATGAGATATATAACGAGCTCTTTCGGGTATGGATTTTCTATCATCCCAAGCCACCCAACACTCAATCCCTGCAACTAAGCAGGCTAGATCATGCATCAAATCATGCATCTTGCAGGTCTCTTCATCCGTGTTTGGATCTTTCTTAAAGTCTTGGAAGAAATTACTCCAAAGTAGATCCACGAAACATCTATGGGCAATGTCTTCTAAGTGTTGATTTCTATGCGAGGGCTGGATAAATCCTTCTGCCATCCAAAGATTGACCAAAGTCTGCTTATTTATCTCATAATCTTTGGGAAACAATGAACACAATGCAAAACATTGCTTCAAATGCGAAGGAAGATGGTCATAACTTAGCTTAAAAACTGATTTTATGTTGTCTTCCCTTTGAGACACATATGCGAGCTCATTTTCTTTGAATGGCAACCATTCATGTTTACTTTCTTTAAAGGATAGTAAACCCCCAACAGTTCGAATAACCAATGGAACCCCAGAGCACTTTCTAACTATTTCTTTGATGATGGCTAGCATGTCAAAATCTTGCATCTCCTCTAACTTTCGACCAGCCATTTGCATTAATAAATCAATAGAAGCACTTTCAGATAAGCCCCCGAGAAAATGGGGCGGAGTGTTGCCGGTGATCTTCGCAACCGAAGGAAGACGTGTAGTTATAAGGATCTTGCTTCCTCTAGCACCTCCcatcaataattttctcaagctcAACCATTTTTCTAGTTCCTCATTCCACAAGTCATCTAAAACTAAAAGATATCTCTTCCCATGAATTTCTTCCCTCAATTCAATTTGCAACTGTTCCATTGCAACCTCACtgggttctttcttctttgcacAAGTTATGATATTTGTGACTATTTTTTTCACCTCAAAGTCATTGGAGACACAGACCCACATATTCAAGTCAAAATGCTTATTAATCATCTCATCATTATAGACACATTGAGCAAGTGCTGTTTTTCCAAGCCCACCAATtccaactattggaacaatggAAACGTTCTCTTCCATGTTTGGATCCAACAAAATTTTTATAATCGTCCTTTTGTCATCATCTCTGCCTTTCATATCTCCCTCACTTATATATGAATGCGTCTCTTCTCCCTTCCTCCACTGTCCCTCTACTCGCGAATATACAGGGCGCTCCTCCAAGTGGAGTCCCCTATCAGCCTTAATGGCTtctattctctctctcactaCTCTAACTTTGTAACTCATCTTCAGATTAAAAGCAAGCTGGTTTGAACTCGAGAAGAATGTCCTTACCTCCTTGATCACTTCATTGTGGCCTCTCAATTCTCGTTGCAGAGCTTCTATATTGAGTTCTTCAAGCACATCATGCGCGTCATAGAAAGCGTTTTTCAGTTTCTCAAGCCAAACTTGAATTTCGGGGCTGTGGTAGTATTGCTCTTCTGCGTGGTCCAGTACAGCCCGAAGCCTGGAAACTCTGTCCCTGAGCATCTCGATTTCTTGTTTGACGCCGCATAGATTTCCCACCTTTTTTAGTGCTTGAGCAAGCAGATTAGAAATGATGTCTCCGGCGATGCTGATGATGACAGCTTCCGCCATTTTTGTTCTCTATGTGGATCAGAAGATATTAGTTTAGTCGGTCCAAGGATAGAGACTTCTCACAACATCTATAACACACAATTTAAATGTCGATGCTCACTTGAGACTGGAATGCCTGATAAATCTAATTATCAACTTCTATGATCGACTTGAGCTGAGGTATTCCAATCAACCACGCAAAGCTCAACCAAATATACAGAAACACCTTGGTCGCGTCCGTTGACCGCAAGAACACTTTTGTTTTGTCAAAGATTTCATTCTTTACTTCTTCTTTGTCAAAAGATAACCaatcttttttatattctttaatGTAAGACAACCTTGTTAACTAAGCTTATGTCATAAACCCAGGGAATGTCAGTTTGCTTTGATATTCGGGCACTGTGAGTTGCGAGCTGCAATTAATTAGAAATCAATGTATATGTGATTATACAGTTAC
The genomic region above belongs to Rhodamnia argentea isolate NSW1041297 chromosome 6, ASM2092103v1, whole genome shotgun sequence and contains:
- the LOC115748509 gene encoding putative disease resistance protein RGA4 encodes the protein MAEAVIISIAGDIISNLLAQALKKVGNLCGVKQEIEMLRDRVSRLRAVLDHAEEQYYHSPEIQVWLEKLKNAFYDAHDVLEELNIEALQRELRGHNEVIKEVRTFFSSSNQLAFNLKMSYKVRVVRERIEAIKADRGLHLEERPVYSRVEGQWRKGEETHSYISEGDMKGRDDDKRTIIKILLDPNMEENVSIVPIVGIGGLGKTALAQCVYNDEMINKHFDLNMWVCVSNDFEVKKIVTNIITCAKKKEPSEVAMEQLQIELREEIHGKRYLLVLDDLWNEELEKWLSLRKLLMGGARGSKILITTRLPSVAKITGNTPPHFLGGLSESASIDLLMQMAGRKLEEMQDFDMLAIIKEIVRKCSGVPLVIRTVGGLLSFKESKHEWLPFKENELAYVSQREDNIKSVFKLSYDHLPSHLKQCFALCSLFPKDYEINKQTLVNLWMAEGFIQPSHRNQHLEDIAHRCFVDLLWSNFFQDFKKDPNTDEETCKMHDLMHDLACLVAGIECWVAWDDRKSIPERARYISHNTSSNLMGKLPISRLKARAPRTIISTIEYREIGRESMSEADLRELIQSFKRLRILDLHAMNVEKVPRSIYKALAKNCCELEELKGLNNIRGSLSIENLQSVIDAEAEYEAANLIGKHSLESLALDWGRFDADDVVIGNKDEVLLDGLRPHSNLHKLTVYGYKGKRFPRWMTDGSSFPNLAGFSLYGGERYKHFPQLGLNKLKTLSLWRMEFLECLPEECLKSLTSFESLDIRHCPRLTSLSQGMRHLSNLVDLTIISCGELDISKDESGNIIILDDSHGGGGLLHSLRSVDIRYLPKLESLPHWLLQLNNLEHLQIWSCINLKELPKQMGALQSLQWLEIIRCPSLTSLPEGMRRLVSLTHLHIERCPELELDISKDERGNILDFHGGGLLHSLRSVDINYLPKLESLPQWLPQLSNLERLHISFCLNLKELPEQMEALQSLERLEIEWCPLLTSLPEGMRRLASLTHLIIHNCPELEARCKRDAGEDWHKIAHIPNIYSY